The following coding sequences are from one Aliarcobacter skirrowii CCUG 10374 window:
- a CDS encoding phosphoribosylaminoimidazolesuccinocarboxamide synthase: MNIEKIKELKLWPDNKKTTTQKGFDELENAGYNLFYIGKNADLYSCPGDEPKTLLVRSDRTSVFDIPLNFQIEGKGIIQTQISNFGADFAKKAGIRTAILDEKISNDISLSPRCQLMKLCKPLEAEIDGETVQFELIFRNYLTGSLFQALQENKDPYGLNLPNDLKEWHKFENPIFTPTTKGIKDEPLNSQKVKDKFPEIISNLERVFKEFTSFAQARGIVVVDTKFEIFVDESGNWVLGDEVLTPESSRFIALEDFEKGNFISMDKQILRDFGKKENWKEKAKSLKAGEKLEVVVPQEIKDKILNGYRTILERLSK; the protein is encoded by the coding sequence ATGAATATAGAAAAAATAAAAGAGTTAAAACTTTGGCCAGACAATAAAAAAACAACTACACAAAAAGGTTTTGATGAGTTAGAAAATGCAGGATATAACCTTTTTTATATAGGAAAAAATGCAGACCTTTATAGTTGCCCAGGAGATGAACCTAAAACTCTACTTGTAAGAAGTGATAGAACATCTGTTTTTGATATTCCACTTAATTTTCAAATTGAAGGTAAAGGAATAATTCAAACTCAAATATCAAATTTTGGCGCAGATTTTGCAAAAAAAGCTGGAATAAGAACAGCGATATTAGATGAAAAAATTTCAAATGATATTTCACTTTCACCAAGATGCCAGCTTATGAAACTATGTAAACCTCTTGAAGCTGAAATTGATGGCGAAACTGTTCAATTTGAGCTAATATTTAGAAACTATTTAACAGGTTCGCTATTTCAAGCTCTACAAGAGAATAAAGACCCTTATGGATTAAATCTTCCAAATGATTTAAAAGAGTGGCATAAATTTGAAAATCCCATCTTTACTCCTACTACAAAAGGAATTAAAGATGAGCCTTTAAATTCACAAAAAGTAAAAGATAAGTTTCCTGAAATAATCTCAAACTTAGAGAGAGTTTTTAAAGAGTTTACATCTTTTGCACAAGCTAGAGGAATTGTTGTAGTTGATACAAAATTTGAGATTTTTGTTGATGAGAGTGGAAATTGGGTTTTAGGCGATGAAGTTTTAACACCTGAAAGCTCAAGATTTATAGCATTAGAAGATTTTGAAAAAGGTAATTTCATATCTATGGATAAACAAATTCTAAGAGATTTTGGTAAAAAAGAGAATTGGAAAGAAAAAGCTAAATCTTTAAAAGCTGGTGAAAAGTTAGAAGTTGTTGTTCCACAAGAGATTAAAGATAAAATTTTAAATGGATATAGAACAATTTTAGAAAGATTAAGCAAATAA
- the purS gene encoding phosphoribosylformylglycinamidine synthase subunit PurS: MKAIVNVGLKKGVLDDQGKAINHALGTLGFKDLISDVRVGKQIIIELNSNDKDKAKEEVTKMCEKLLANTVIEDYTIEIVG, from the coding sequence ATGAAAGCAATTGTAAATGTAGGTTTAAAAAAAGGTGTATTAGATGATCAAGGAAAAGCAATAAATCATGCTTTAGGAACTTTAGGATTTAAAGATTTAATATCTGATGTTAGAGTTGGAAAACAGATTATTATTGAGTTAAATTCAAACGATAAAGATAAAGCAAAAGAAGAAGTTACAAAAATGTGTGAAAAGCTTTTAGCAAATACTGTAATTGAAGATTACACAATAGAAATAGTTGGTTAA
- the purQ gene encoding phosphoribosylformylglycinamidine synthase subunit PurQ: MKVAVLQFPGTNCEFDAKYAFDKLGCEVEVIWHKEGKLPENTDLVVVPGGFSYGDYLRSGAIARFANIMEDVKKFASNGGKVLGICNGFQILLEAGLLPGAMKRNDTLHFISKHHHLKVIDNNNEFLRLLNVGDVVNIPVAHHDGNYYIDETGLKELEANNQILLKYCTKDGEVTNMNGSVSNIAGICNKERNVFGLMPHPERAIEDILGSTDGINMLKGFLK, from the coding sequence ATGAAAGTAGCAGTTCTACAATTTCCAGGAACAAACTGTGAATTTGATGCAAAATATGCATTTGATAAACTTGGTTGTGAAGTTGAAGTTATTTGGCACAAAGAGGGTAAACTTCCAGAAAACACTGATTTAGTAGTTGTTCCAGGAGGTTTTTCTTATGGTGACTATTTAAGAAGTGGTGCAATTGCTAGATTTGCAAATATCATGGAAGATGTTAAAAAATTTGCTTCAAATGGTGGAAAAGTATTAGGAATTTGTAATGGTTTTCAAATTCTTTTAGAAGCTGGTTTACTTCCAGGTGCAATGAAAAGAAATGATACTTTACACTTTATATCAAAACATCATCACTTAAAAGTTATAGATAATAACAATGAATTTTTAAGACTTTTAAATGTTGGAGATGTTGTTAATATACCAGTAGCTCATCATGATGGAAACTACTATATTGATGAAACTGGATTAAAAGAGCTTGAAGCTAATAATCAAATATTATTAAAATATTGTACAAAAGATGGTGAAGTTACAAATATGAATGGAAGTGTTTCAAATATCGCAGGAATTTGCAATAAAGAGAGAAATGTATTTGGTTTAATGCCTCATCCTGAACGTGCAATTGAAGATATTTTGGGTTCAACAGATGGTATTAATATGTTGAAAGGATTTTTAAAGTAG
- a CDS encoding lysophospholipid acyltransferase family protein, with the protein MKKIRGLFVAIQFSITVAFVIFFMYIFRNNAHKVIKIWMTIQMYFLGIKLEIEGKLDESCDLILINHQSMLDIIVMEYIHKRNIAWVAKKQITDMFFFGHIIKAPRMISIDRENKAGLIHLLSEAKDRLDKGRPIAIFPEGTRGDGTFMGDFKAGAKMLGNKYNLKVQPVVMFNTRNIVDSKRLEASSGVVKVVFLEPVQASKDSSWYEDTEKNMKEVFYKEYKNYVS; encoded by the coding sequence TTGAAAAAAATTAGAGGTCTTTTTGTAGCAATTCAGTTTTCAATAACAGTTGCATTTGTTATATTTTTTATGTATATATTTAGAAATAACGCTCATAAAGTTATTAAAATTTGGATGACTATTCAGATGTACTTTTTGGGAATTAAGCTTGAAATTGAGGGTAAACTTGATGAGAGTTGTGATTTAATTTTAATAAATCATCAATCAATGCTTGATATTATAGTAATGGAGTATATTCACAAAAGAAACATAGCTTGGGTTGCAAAAAAACAGATAACTGATATGTTCTTTTTTGGTCATATTATAAAAGCTCCAAGAATGATTAGTATTGATAGAGAGAATAAAGCTGGTTTAATTCATCTATTAAGTGAAGCAAAAGATAGGTTAGATAAAGGTCGTCCAATAGCAATTTTCCCAGAAGGAACTAGAGGAGATGGAACTTTTATGGGTGATTTTAAAGCAGGAGCTAAAATGCTTGGAAATAAATATAACCTAAAAGTTCAACCTGTTGTTATGTTTAATACTAGAAATATTGTAGATTCAAAAAGATTGGAAGCATCTTCAGGAGTTGTAAAAGTTGTATTTTTAGAACCAGTTCAAGCTAGTAAAGATAGCTCTTGGTATGAAGATACTGAAAAAAATATGAAAGAGGTATTTTACAAAGAGTATAAAAACTATGTTTCTTGA
- the crcB gene encoding fluoride efflux transporter CrcB yields the protein MFLEFKTLIAIGIGGAVGSILRAITVFYQTKYYPVDFPLGILIVNILGSLILGFVYFYISNFIVSENVRFLIITGFLGGLTTFSTFALDSYLLLNSSLNLAILNIILNISGSIFAIFLGVKIAQFIFK from the coding sequence ATGTTTCTTGAGTTTAAAACTCTTATTGCAATTGGTATTGGTGGAGCAGTCGGCTCGATTTTAAGAGCCATAACTGTTTTTTACCAAACAAAATATTATCCAGTTGATTTTCCTTTAGGCATTTTAATAGTTAATATATTAGGTTCACTAATACTTGGTTTTGTCTATTTTTATATATCTAATTTTATTGTTTCTGAAAACGTACGATTTCTTATAATTACAGGTTTTTTAGGTGGTCTTACAACATTTTCAACTTTTGCACTTGACAGCTATTTACTATTAAACTCTTCTTTAAATTTAGCAATATTAAATATTATTTTAAATATTTCTGGTTCTATATTTGCAATTTTTCTTGGTGTAAAAATTGCACAATTTATTTTTAAATAG
- a CDS encoding twin-arginine translocase TatA/TatE family subunit yields the protein MGMPSGMQLLVIVLIILILFGGKKIPELAKGLGSGIKNFKKAIKDEDEESATASKIEDSEKKADNKVEATKTEDKTKA from the coding sequence ATGGGTATGCCAAGTGGTATGCAATTACTAGTAATTGTTTTAATTATACTAATATTATTCGGTGGTAAAAAAATACCTGAACTTGCAAAAGGTTTAGGAAGTGGTATTAAAAACTTTAAAAAAGCTATAAAAGATGAAGATGAAGAGAGTGCTACAGCTTCAAAAATCGAAGATAGTGAAAAAAAAGCTGATAATAAAGTAGAAGCTACTAAAACTGAAGACAAAACAAAGGCTTAA
- the argS gene encoding arginine--tRNA ligase yields MQNIVKDFIEKNLQKDIVLEKPKDSSLGHFATPVAFSLAKELKKSPMILAEELAVKLQNPNIFEKVEAVKGFINFKLSKKFIEKFTNEALQSGENFAKGEAKTEKILLEYVSANPTGPLHIGHARGAVFGDTLYKVGKYLGYEITTEYYINDAGAQMQLLGISVSLAARDFIFNETVEYPESYYRGEYLIEIAEKIIEKYGKDIIYDESRFEEMAIFAKDIVMQIIIKDLGDLGINFQNFVSEKSLYSSWENTKTVLEKNGSLYTKDEKVYLKSTQFGDDSDRVVVRENGIPTYLAGDIIYHKNKFDREFDKYINIWGADHHGYITRVKAAIEFLGNDSSKLEVILSQMVQLLKGGQPYKMSKRAGNVILMSDITSEIGSDALRFIFLTKKSDTHLEFDIDMLKNQDSSNPIFYINYAHARINQVFVKSNLSFEDIKDESFEALNSEALNLVYESLLLKSVLEDAFSKRDMQKITEYLYNLASSVHKFYNEHKIIGSSEEKTYLKVLSMAKLSLKTGLKLLGIEAKEIM; encoded by the coding sequence TTGCAAAATATAGTTAAAGATTTTATTGAAAAAAATTTACAAAAAGATATTGTATTAGAGAAGCCAAAAGATAGCTCACTTGGTCATTTTGCAACACCAGTTGCATTCTCTTTAGCAAAAGAGTTAAAAAAATCTCCTATGATTTTAGCTGAAGAGTTGGCTGTAAAGTTGCAAAATCCAAATATTTTTGAAAAAGTTGAAGCTGTAAAAGGTTTTATAAACTTTAAACTATCTAAAAAATTTATAGAAAAATTTACAAATGAAGCTTTACAAAGTGGTGAAAATTTTGCAAAAGGTGAAGCAAAAACTGAAAAGATACTTCTAGAGTATGTAAGTGCAAACCCAACAGGTCCTCTTCATATTGGACATGCAAGAGGGGCTGTTTTTGGAGATACTTTATATAAAGTTGGTAAATATCTAGGCTATGAAATTACAACTGAGTATTATATAAATGACGCTGGTGCTCAAATGCAACTTCTAGGAATTAGCGTTAGTTTGGCTGCTAGAGATTTTATTTTTAATGAAACTGTAGAGTATCCAGAGAGCTACTATAGAGGTGAGTATTTAATCGAAATTGCCGAAAAAATTATAGAAAAATATGGAAAAGATATTATCTATGATGAGAGTAGATTTGAAGAGATGGCAATTTTTGCAAAAGATATAGTAATGCAAATAATCATAAAAGATTTAGGTGATTTAGGAATAAATTTCCAAAACTTTGTATCTGAAAAATCACTTTATAGCTCATGGGAAAATACAAAAACTGTTTTAGAAAAAAATGGTTCACTTTACACAAAAGATGAAAAAGTTTATCTAAAATCAACACAATTTGGTGATGATAGCGATAGGGTTGTTGTAAGAGAAAATGGAATTCCAACATATCTAGCTGGAGATATAATCTATCACAAAAATAAATTTGATAGAGAGTTTGACAAATATATAAATATTTGGGGAGCTGATCACCACGGATATATTACAAGAGTAAAAGCTGCTATTGAGTTTTTAGGAAATGACTCTTCTAAACTTGAAGTTATTTTATCTCAAATGGTTCAGCTACTTAAAGGTGGACAACCTTATAAAATGAGTAAAAGAGCTGGGAATGTCATATTAATGTCTGATATAACTTCTGAGATTGGAAGTGATGCATTAAGATTTATATTCTTAACTAAAAAAAGTGATACTCACTTGGAGTTTGATATTGATATGTTAAAAAATCAAGACTCAAGTAATCCAATTTTTTATATAAACTATGCGCATGCAAGAATAAATCAAGTCTTTGTAAAATCAAATTTAAGTTTTGAAGATATAAAAGATGAGAGCTTTGAAGCTTTAAATAGTGAAGCCTTAAATTTAGTTTATGAATCACTTCTTTTAAAATCTGTTTTAGAGGATGCATTTTCTAAAAGAGATATGCAAAAAATTACTGAATACTTATACAATCTAGCTTCTAGCGTACATAAGTTTTATAATGAGCACAAAATTATTGGAAGTAGTGAAGAAAAAACTTACTTAAAAGTTCTAAGTATGGCAAAGTTAAGTCTAAAAACAGGACTTAAACTTCTTGGGATTGAAGCAAAAGAGATTATGTAA
- the rsfS gene encoding ribosome silencing factor, with product MKNRVENIKAILEDKKAVDVELFDLKSKEYLVDYVVIATTLNPKHGAALLDYLKTDLKPKGEEFLRVDEDENWTVIDLGDIFIHLMSEKYREKYNLEDFLESFAKPKN from the coding sequence TTGAAAAATAGAGTAGAGAATATAAAAGCTATTTTAGAAGATAAAAAAGCTGTTGATGTTGAACTTTTTGATTTAAAATCAAAAGAGTATTTAGTTGATTATGTTGTAATTGCTACAACTTTAAATCCAAAGCATGGTGCTGCACTTTTGGATTATTTAAAAACAGATTTAAAACCAAAAGGTGAAGAGTTTTTAAGAGTTGATGAAGATGAGAATTGGACTGTTATTGATTTAGGAGATATTTTTATTCATTTAATGAGTGAAAAATATAGAGAAAAATATAACTTAGAAGATTTTTTAGAAAGCTTTGCAAAGCCTAAAAACTGA
- the nadD gene encoding nicotinate (nicotinamide) nucleotide adenylyltransferase — MKIAIFGGSFDPIHLAHEKIVKTALEVLDIDKLIIVPTYLNPFKKDFLFEPEIRFKLLKKVFEDDKRVEVCDYEIKQKKLSYTYETIRYIKSLLNPSKIYFIIGEDNLKSLYRWHNIDELRENLEFVVAKRAGYNLLSSEFKTLDINIDISSTRLREKLDLNYVPKVIWEDLKNLKKEKIEK, encoded by the coding sequence TTGAAAATTGCAATTTTTGGTGGTAGTTTTGACCCAATACATTTAGCACATGAAAAGATAGTTAAGACTGCACTAGAAGTTTTAGATATTGATAAATTAATCATAGTTCCAACTTATCTAAATCCATTTAAAAAAGATTTTTTATTTGAGCCAGAGATTAGATTCAAGCTTTTAAAAAAAGTTTTTGAAGATGATAAAAGGGTTGAGGTTTGTGATTATGAGATTAAGCAAAAAAAACTAAGCTACACTTATGAGACTATTAGATATATTAAAAGTTTATTAAATCCTAGCAAAATCTACTTCATAATAGGTGAAGATAACCTAAAATCTCTTTATAGATGGCACAATATTGATGAGCTAAGAGAGAATTTAGAGTTTGTTGTGGCTAAAAGAGCTGGATATAATCTATTATCAAGTGAGTTTAAAACTCTTGATATAAATATAGATATTAGCTCTACAAGACTGCGTGAAAAATTAGATTTAAACTATGTTCCAAAAGTTATTTGGGAAGATTTAAAAAACTTAAAAAAGGAAAAAATTGAAAAATAG
- the gap gene encoding type I glyceraldehyde-3-phosphate dehydrogenase, with the protein MAIKVAINGFGRIGRCVARIIANRDDVELVAINDTAEASMLEYITKYDTVHGTFNGDVKVENGFLKMGKINAKLYSTRDANELTFTKDCGAEIVLECTGAYLTQDKCQVHIKNGAKKVVMSAPAKDDTKTYVMGVNESTYGGENIVSNASCTTNCLGPIAKIIDDAFGIEKGLMTTIHSYTNDQNILDVKHKSDKRRARAGAQNMIPTSTGAAKAMRLIMPQLDGKLHGQSVRVPTPNVSMVDVNFVIKKDTTKDEINALFTQKSKELAGIVAVDNEMLVSSDLIGNTNSTIIATDLTQVIGGNMIKVMSWYDNEWGYSARLVDLAVYISKK; encoded by the coding sequence ATGGCTATTAAAGTTGCAATAAATGGATTTGGAAGAATAGGAAGATGTGTGGCTAGAATTATTGCCAACAGAGATGATGTTGAACTGGTTGCTATTAATGATACTGCTGAAGCTTCAATGCTTGAGTATATTACAAAATATGATACTGTTCATGGAACTTTTAATGGTGATGTTAAAGTTGAGAATGGTTTCCTAAAAATGGGGAAAATTAATGCAAAACTATACTCAACTAGAGATGCAAATGAGCTAACATTTACTAAAGATTGTGGTGCAGAGATTGTTTTAGAGTGTACAGGTGCATATTTAACTCAAGATAAATGCCAAGTTCATATAAAAAATGGTGCTAAAAAAGTTGTTATGAGTGCACCTGCAAAAGATGATACAAAAACTTATGTTATGGGTGTAAACGAGTCAACTTATGGTGGTGAAAATATAGTTTCAAATGCATCTTGTACTACAAACTGCCTTGGACCAATAGCTAAAATTATAGATGATGCTTTTGGAATTGAAAAAGGTTTAATGACAACTATTCACTCATATACAAATGACCAAAATATATTAGATGTAAAACACAAATCTGATAAAAGAAGAGCAAGAGCTGGTGCACAAAATATGATTCCTACAAGCACAGGTGCAGCTAAAGCTATGCGACTTATTATGCCTCAACTTGATGGAAAACTTCATGGTCAAAGCGTAAGAGTTCCAACTCCAAATGTATCTATGGTAGATGTAAACTTTGTAATCAAAAAAGATACTACAAAAGATGAGATAAATGCTTTATTTACTCAAAAATCAAAAGAGTTAGCTGGTATTGTTGCAGTTGATAATGAAATGCTTGTATCAAGTGATTTAATAGGAAATACAAACTCTACAATTATTGCTACTGATTTAACTCAAGTTATTGGTGGAAATATGATAAAAGTTATGAGCTGGTATGACAATGAGTGGGGATATTCTGCTAGACTTGTAGATTTAGCTGTTTATATATCGAAAAAATAA
- a CDS encoding phosphoglycerate kinase, producing the protein MKLQEIKNIDIAGKKVFIRCDFNVPVDEYNNITDDRRIRSALNTIRYCIDNDCSVILASHFGRPKGGFEEKYSLAPIAKRLHILLKQEIKLAPNVVCEKTLQMAKELKSGEIMLLENMRFEAGETKNDEELSKKLASMADVYVNDAFGVSHRAHSSVEGIAKYFDINHKAAGFLLAKEIKFFHHIVENPKRPFVSIVGGSKVSGKLEALYNLVPKVDKIVIGGGMAFTFLKALGYEIGKSLVEEDLIPEALKIMELAKQKDTKLYLPVDIVVAEAFDAEAIAKIVPVQEIPKSWIGLDIGPATALLFSEVLNDANTILWNGPMGVYEMEKFAKGSTKISHAVASSYATTVVGGGDTADLVRITGDEDDMTFISTGGGASLELIEGKILPGVKALVIEDDK; encoded by the coding sequence ATGAAGTTACAAGAGATTAAAAATATAGATATTGCTGGTAAAAAAGTTTTTATTAGATGTGACTTTAATGTTCCAGTTGATGAGTACAATAACATTACAGATGATAGAAGAATTAGAAGTGCTTTAAATACAATTAGATATTGTATTGATAATGATTGCTCTGTTATATTAGCTAGCCACTTTGGAAGACCAAAAGGTGGTTTTGAAGAGAAATACTCACTAGCACCAATTGCAAAAAGATTACATATTTTATTAAAGCAAGAGATAAAATTAGCTCCAAATGTAGTTTGTGAAAAAACTCTACAAATGGCAAAAGAGTTAAAATCTGGTGAAATAATGCTTTTAGAGAATATGAGATTTGAAGCTGGTGAAACAAAAAATGATGAAGAGTTAAGTAAAAAATTAGCTTCAATGGCTGATGTTTATGTAAATGATGCTTTTGGAGTATCTCACAGAGCTCACTCATCTGTTGAAGGTATTGCAAAATATTTTGATATAAATCATAAAGCTGCTGGATTTTTACTTGCAAAAGAGATTAAATTTTTCCACCATATTGTTGAAAATCCTAAAAGACCATTTGTATCAATAGTTGGAGGATCAAAAGTATCTGGAAAACTTGAAGCACTTTATAACCTTGTTCCAAAAGTTGATAAAATTGTAATTGGTGGCGGAATGGCATTTACATTCTTAAAAGCTTTAGGATATGAAATTGGAAAATCACTTGTTGAAGAGGATTTAATTCCTGAAGCCTTAAAAATTATGGAATTAGCAAAACAAAAAGATACAAAACTATATCTTCCTGTTGATATTGTTGTTGCTGAAGCTTTTGATGCTGAAGCTATTGCTAAAATTGTTCCAGTTCAAGAGATACCAAAATCTTGGATAGGGCTTGATATAGGACCAGCAACTGCCTTATTATTTAGTGAAGTTTTAAATGATGCAAATACTATTTTATGGAACGGTCCAATGGGTGTTTATGAGATGGAAAAATTTGCAAAAGGTAGTACAAAAATATCTCACGCAGTAGCAAGTTCATATGCAACAACTGTTGTTGGTGGTGGAGATACAGCTGATTTAGTAAGAATTACTGGTGATGAAGATGATATGACATTTATAAGCACTGGTGGTGGAGCATCTTTAGAGTTAATTGAAGGAAAAATTCTTCCTGGAGTTAAAGCTTTAGTTATTGAGGATGATAAATAA
- a CDS encoding triose-phosphate isomerase yields the protein MAIIASNFKTNHTRKSTKEYIEKLNSFMIEKSIQNEVLVFPTSCSLDSFNIVSNLKIGVQNAYAVEYGSFTGEIGSLQIDEFGIKTILIGHSERRHILNESQEEIAKKYQFYKNLDFKIIYCIGEPLEVKNEGLDKTLEYIFEQFVGIDTSYENLILAYEPVWAIGTGVTATNEDIKKVHNAIKSKINKPLLYGGSVKVENVRDICSIKNVDGALIGTASWQIDDFIQILENTKDL from the coding sequence ATGGCAATTATTGCAAGTAATTTTAAGACAAACCATACAAGAAAGAGTACTAAAGAGTATATTGAAAAATTAAACTCTTTTATGATTGAAAAAAGTATTCAAAATGAAGTTTTAGTATTTCCAACTTCATGCTCTTTAGACTCTTTTAATATAGTTTCAAATCTTAAAATTGGTGTTCAAAATGCTTATGCTGTAGAATATGGCTCTTTTACAGGTGAGATTGGAAGTTTACAAATTGATGAGTTTGGAATTAAAACTATATTAATAGGTCACAGTGAAAGAAGACATATTTTAAATGAGTCTCAAGAAGAGATTGCAAAAAAATATCAGTTTTACAAAAACTTAGATTTTAAAATAATCTACTGTATTGGAGAGCCTTTAGAGGTTAAAAATGAAGGTTTAGACAAAACTTTAGAGTATATTTTTGAACAATTTGTTGGTATTGATACAAGCTATGAAAATTTAATTCTTGCTTATGAGCCTGTTTGGGCAATTGGTACAGGTGTTACTGCAACAAACGAAGATATCAAAAAAGTTCACAATGCAATAAAATCAAAAATCAACAAACCTCTTCTTTACGGTGGAAGTGTTAAAGTTGAAAATGTAAGAGATATCTGCTCTATAAAAAATGTTGATGGAGCACTAATTGGAACTGCATCTTGGCAAATAGATGATTTTATACAAATTTTAGAAAATACAAAGGATTTATAA
- the fabI gene encoding enoyl-ACP reductase FabI: MIMKGKKGVILGVANDKSIAYGIAKACAAQGAQIAFTYLNDALKKRVEPIAAEFGSSNLVYPCDVSKPEEIVALRESLQKDLGEIDFIVHSIAFAPKEGLSGRFHNISKEAFDIAMDISVFSLIEVTKELKPLLSSNSSILTLTYYGGEKYIPNYNLMGVAKAALDMTTKYLAEDLGKDGIRVNAISAGPIKTLAAAGIGDFRFMLKWNEAHSPLKKNVTIDEVGNSGMYLLSDLSSAVTGEIHHVDSGFNIMGMPAVEFEDGKPKIAWNGTDK; this comes from the coding sequence ATGATAATGAAGGGTAAAAAAGGTGTTATTTTAGGTGTAGCAAATGACAAATCAATTGCTTATGGAATTGCAAAAGCTTGTGCTGCACAAGGTGCTCAAATTGCATTTACATATTTAAATGATGCTCTTAAAAAAAGAGTTGAACCAATAGCTGCTGAGTTTGGAAGCTCTAATTTAGTTTATCCTTGTGATGTTTCTAAACCTGAAGAGATAGTTGCTTTAAGAGAATCTTTACAAAAAGATTTAGGCGAGATTGATTTTATTGTTCACTCAATTGCTTTTGCTCCAAAAGAGGGTTTAAGTGGAAGATTCCACAATATCTCAAAAGAGGCATTTGATATAGCAATGGATATATCTGTATTTTCATTAATTGAAGTTACAAAAGAGTTAAAACCTCTTTTATCTTCTAACTCTTCAATTTTAACATTAACTTATTATGGTGGAGAAAAATATATTCCTAACTATAACTTAATGGGAGTTGCAAAAGCAGCTTTAGATATGACTACTAAATATCTAGCAGAAGATTTAGGAAAAGATGGAATTAGAGTAAACGCTATTAGTGCAGGTCCAATCAAAACTTTAGCAGCTGCTGGAATTGGTGATTTTAGATTTATGCTTAAATGGAATGAGGCTCACTCTCCATTAAAGAAAAATGTAACAATTGATGAAGTTGGAAACTCTGGAATGTACTTGCTTAGCGATTTAAGTAGTGCGGTAACTGGTGAAATTCACCATGTTGATAGTGGATTTAATATAATGGGTATGCCAGCAGTTGAGTTTGAAGATGGAAAACCAAAAATTGCTTGGAATGGAACTGATAAATAG